A region of Ornithorhynchus anatinus isolate Pmale09 chromosome 5, mOrnAna1.pri.v4, whole genome shotgun sequence DNA encodes the following proteins:
- the LOC100073869 gene encoding group IIE secretory phospholipase A2 → MKSPSPIPFLFLLALALAGGNLLQFGVMIEKATGKLAALHYNDYGCYCGIGGSKQPVDQTDWCCHAHDCCYGRMAELGCDPKIEKYDFSVTRNNIVCAGRTECQRLTCDCDKTAALCFRGNASTYNRKYAHYPNKLCKGPTPPC, encoded by the exons ATGAAGAGtccatctcccatccccttccttttcctcctgg cgCTGGCTCTGGCTGGCGGGAACCTGCTCCAGTTCGGAGTCATGATCGAGAAGGCGACAGGGAAACTGGCCGCATTGCATTATAATGACTACGGCTGCTACTGTGGCATTGGAGGCTCCAAACAGCCAGTGGACCAGACCGACTG gtgcTGCCATGCCCATGACTGCTGCTATGGACGGATGGCTGAGCTGGGCTGTGACCCCAAGATAGAAAAGTACGATTTCTCTGTCACCAGGAACAACATTGTCTGTG CCGGCAGGACAGAATGTCAGAGACTGACGTGTGACTGTGATAAGACGGCGGCGTTGTGTTTCCGAGGTAACGCCAGCACCTACAACCGGAAGTACGCCCACTACCCCAACAAGCTGTGCAAGGGCCCAACCCCACCCTGCTGA
- the LOC103166456 gene encoding basic phospholipase A2 homolog, translated as METVFVLTLLAVSGVIVVQGSIYELRNMVQESTGQPAVPNYSTYGCYCSSARRGLPLDETDRCCHNHKCCHSQIRNCKLNSTYSYSFWDGIIRCISEDPCEQQLCQCDKIATYCMTHSLASYNKLYRYYPTQECVGAKMECKETLDLSASP; from the exons ATGGAGACTGTCTTCGTGCTCACACTCCTGGCTGTCTCAG GGGTGATTGTCGTTCAGGGGAGCATTTACGAACTTCGAAACATGGTCCAAGAATCAACAGGCCAACCTGCAGTGCCCAATTACTCCACCTACGGCTGCTACTGTAGCTCGGCCAGACGAGGGCTGCCCCTGGATGAAACTGACCG ATGCTGCCATAATCACAAGTGCTGCCATTCCCAGATTCGCAATTGCAAATTGAACTCCACCTACTCCTACAGCTTCTGGGATGGAATCATCAGGTGCA TTTCGGAGGACCCTTGTGAGCAGCAGCTGTGCCAGTGTGACAAGATAGCCACCTACTGCATGACGCACAGTCTGGCCTCCTACAACAAGCTGTATCGTTACTATCCCACGCAAGAGTGCGTCGGAGCGAAGATGGAGTGCAAGGAGACCTTGGACCTAAGCGCCTCTCCTTAA